GAGCAAATTTTTTCAAAACCCAAGGGACAACTTTCCAGGAAAGAACGATGACGATGGCAAAAAATGCGACCTTTTTCAAAATCACCATACCAAGATTAACATCGCCGCCAGCAAAGCTCATCAAGAAAGCGAGTGCCAGGATGACCAAAACGTCATCGATAACAGCAGCCCCCATGATGGTTGCGCCTTCCCTTGATTTTAGCTTGCCCAATTCCTTCAACGTTTGTACGGAAATACTCACACTGGTAGCAGAGAGCAACAGGCCGAGGAAGATCGCTTCAATGTTGGAGAGACCAATCGCAATCCCGGCACCATAACCGAGTGCAAGTGGCATGACAATTCCTGCGACACCTACGCTGGTTGAAGACTTGGCAGTGCGTTTGAACTCATCAATATCGGTCTCCAAGCCCGCGATAAACATGAGCAGGATAACCCCGATTTGGCTAATTTCCTTGAGGATTTCTGTGTCTGTGACTAGCCCGAGAACGGTAGGACCTAGAACGATACCGATGAGCAGTTTCCCCAAAACGGATGGCTGTCCCAGCCGCACGCTGATGTCACCGGCGATTTTGGAGGCGATCAAAATGACAGCCAGCTGAAAAATAAGCATCTGGTTTCCCCCTTTTTACGAAATAAAAAAGAGCCCGCAATCACAGCTTTCTTTTTGTCGGCTAAAAAAAGACAAAAAGAACCCTATGATGACAGGCTCCTCCAGTAACGAATCAAATATTCACTTAGAATACACAAATATTTTAACATAGCCAGCAGAAAAAGTAAACACTTGGTGACAAATGCTCCTCAGCGTGTGAAGATAGAGCAAAAAACGGAGGAGGAGCAGGCGTGGCAAAAATCAGCAAAGAGAATGCAGAGCATTATCATTGGGGAGATCAATGCGATGGCTGGTATCTGGTCAAAGGCCAAGACCTCAGCGTCATTCATGAGCGGATGCCCGGAAATACAGCAGAGGTACGCCATTATCACGAGCGGTCGCGGCAGTTTTTCTTCGTGCTGTCAGGACAGGCTATGCTGGAAGTGGATGGCGTTCGTCATGTGCTGGGCAGGCAGGAAGGGGTAGAAGTGCCTCCGGGAGTCAAACACCAGATGAAAAACGAGGGAGCAGAGGATGTGGAATTTCTTGTGATCTCGCAACCGACAACAAGAGGAGATCGCATCCAAGCAAATTAAAGAAAGCCTGACCGTCAATGGATGCGGTCAGGCTTTTTTATGTGTCATGCTTATTTGAAATTGGTAAAATCGGATACTTGGGCGAAGAAATCTGCCAATGCATGTATTCCTTCGAATGTTTGGTAAGCAAAAATAGGCAAACCCACAATAAACAACAAAGCTTCTCCGATATATTTGGCGATCATATGATCAACCTCCTTTTGGATGTTCGTTACGCTACGCGATCCAAAACAAAGGAACCATATGTATCCATTTCGCCGTCTGTATGCTGGATGCGCCTGAAGAAACGAAGGCGCTGCGGTTGCCTTGCCGCCATTGGATAAGTCTCAACCAACAACGTGTTAATGGGAGGTCGGTACATATCTGTGACGTTCTGCGGTAGAGCCCGGTTTTGCAGGCAACACTGTCTGAGACAAAAAGCAGAAGTGAAGCATCCTACAAAAATCGCGACCAAGGCGAAGAAATCTTCCAGCGAAAACAGCAGCAATAGCATATCTTCCATGGCGATTCTCCTCCTTTCGTATTCATCATTCTACTCTTGTTCACAAAATCGTGCAATCCTGAAAGTTCATGAGAGCGAATTCATTGACAAACTACCAACTATTTCAATTTGTTAATCGATAGGTTGACGCGGTAGTTCCCAAAAGGAAGAAGGGTATCTAAAAAATGATTGAGGGCCTCTTGATCTGGAACATGTACCAACATGGTATAGCAGCCTTCTCCGCTAATGCGATGCGCTTCGACGATCTCGCTGCGACTTTTGATAAAACGAGTGAAGGGAGAATGATCAGTAGTGGTCATGAACATCGTGACCAGAGCAGTGAGGAACGGGGCGATTTTGGCTTCATCAATGAGCGTTGTGTAGCCTTGAATAATCCCTTGCTCCTCCATTCGTCTAATGCGGTTGCCGACGGCTTGACCGCTTAGATGGACCTGTTCGCCGATGTCCTTCCACTGCAAACGGCTGTTTCTGCGTAGCAAGGCAAGAATGGAGAGATCAATTTGGTCTAGCATGCGTAACTCCTTTCACGGCGAAAGTGGGAAGCCAGCAATCGTTTCGCGGCAACCGTTCACGGCCTTATACAATAAACGTACAACCATTATAACGGTAACGAGGAAAGGAAGAAATGACATGCAGATTCAGCTTGTACGACATGCTACCTTGCGTGTGGAATATGCAGGGGTGACATTTTTGGTTGATCCGATGTTTAGCTCCAAGGGCGAAATGCCAGCAGTACCAAATACGCCGAATCAGCGCCCGAATCCAGGAGTAGAATTGCCCATATCCGTGGAGGAGGTACTCGCTGGCGTGGACGCCATCTTGGTGACGCATACTCATTTCGATCACCTCGATGAAGCGGCCATTCGCCTCCTCCCGAAGCATTTGCCTGTATTTTGCCAGCCACCGGATCTGGATAAGCTGATGCAGCATGGCTTCGAACAAGTCATTTCCATCGAAGAGGAGTATACATGGCAAGGGGTTCACCTGCATCGGACAGGTGGTCAACACGGAACAGGGGAAATTGGGCAGCAGATGGGGCCAGTATCTGGCTTTGTCTTGAAGCGAGCTGGTGAGCAGACGCTGTATGTGGCGGGGGATACGATTTGGTGTGAGGAAGCGGAGCAAGCTGTTGCAGCGTATCGTCCTGATGTGATCATCGTTTTCGCAGGTGCGGCCCGGTTCTTGACGGGAGACCCGATCACGATGACGAAGGAGGATATCGTCCATGTCGCAAATGCCGCGCCCGACAGCCGTATCCTTGTTGCCCACATGGAGACGTGGAACCATTGCTTGCTCAGCCGCCAGGAATTGAATGAATGTTTGCAGGAAAAACAGCTATCCGGGCGTGTACATGTTCCGCAGGACGGAGAAATTATCTCTATTCATTGAGCGAATCGAATAAAAAAGAAAAAACAAAGCTCCGCAGGTGATAGCGGGGCTTTTGGCGTTGTCGAAAAAAAGGCTTATCCATCATTTGACAAACAAAAACGAACGTAATAAACTATTTTTACGTAAATGATTAATGTCATGAGGTGTTGTTGTGGCGCACGAACAACTGGAAACATATGTAGTCGAGAAGCCGGAACAGGCGATGGCGCTATTGAACCCGCTACGTGCCGAGATTTTAAGCCGTTTGGCAGAGCCTGCTTCGGCAGCAGAAGTCGCACGTGGTATCAATGAAATCCCGCAGCGTGTCAATTATCACTTGAAGGCCTTGGAAAAAGTCGGATTGGTCAGACGGGTAGGGAGTCGACAGGTGCGCAATCTCGTCGAGGTGCTTTACTTGGCAATTGCGCGGACGTATGTGCTCTCGGAAGGACTGAACTGGGGCAACGATACCGTTCAGCAAATGAAGGATCAAGGGTCGCTGTCTCATCTGGTCCAGACAGCAGAACGAATCAAGCGTGATGCCATGCTCTTGCTGGAGCGCTCCGATCAAGAGGTCGAGGTTCCGAGCGCCTCACTGAATGCGAGTATTCAGCTAGCCAGTGCGGAACAGCGCAGTGCTTTTGTAGAGGAGTACGTCCAACTGGTGAATCAGCTTGTGGCGAAGTATCAGCCAAAAGAAAAGGGACAAGAGACGTATCAGGTGGTTCTCGCGGTTTATCCAAAACAAGGAGGAGACGAGGCATGAAAGCACAAGCTGCGGAGTCCAATAAGTCCAAACCCGTAATCGTTTGGGAAAGTCGAGTCCAGCCTCAAACCGACCAGGTCATTGCCATGCCTGCCCGAAACGGAAATGGGGTTGCTGTCGAAAGAGAAGCGGCTGTTCAGACATGGTCAGTGGGCCCGGCGAGTAATCCGGCAGTCGTGACGCAGGTTTCATCAGGATTTAACAAAAAATCAGTGGCGGTTCCACAAGCAATCAGCATGAGTATGGCCGCGTAAAAAACGCAGCGTAAACAAGCGAAGGAGGGTTTTTCATGAATCTCATTCCGGTAGTAGTCGAGCAAACGAGTTATGGAGAGAGGTCCTATGACATTTACTCCCGGTTGTTGAAGGATCGCATTATTTTTCTCGGCAGTGCCATCGATGATCAGGTAGCCAATGCAGTCGTAGCTCAGTTGCTGTTCCTGGCAGCAGAGGACCCGAAAAAAGACATTCATCTTTATATCAATTCGCCCGGAGGCTCTGTCACAGCAGGGATGGCGATTATCGATACGATGAGTTTCATTGCGCCTGATGTGTCTACAATCTGCACAGGGATGGCAGCGTCTATGGGTGCGATGCTTCTCGTAGCGGGAGCGCCGGGCAAACGGTACGCGTTGCCCAATGCAGAAGTCATGCTCCACCAGCCGTGGGGAGGCAGTCAAGGACAGGCGAGCGATATCAAGATCGCAGCAGACCGTATCATGCGACATCGCAACATGCTGTATACGATCATCGCAGAGCGTACGGGAAAGACAGTCGAGCAAATCGAAAAAGATGCAGACCGCGACTATTTCCTTACCGCCGCAGAGGCGCTTGAATACGGCTTGATTGATAAAGTGATCGAAAAATTGTAAAGATGGGGATAGAGAATAAAGTGGCTGCGAAGCTTGGAGTTTAGCGTACCGAATGTTTGAACCGTCAGGATTTATTCTGACGTTTTTTTCTGCACACGAACGTGTTTAAAGGATTAAGTTTTACCGACTTGTTCTAGGAAGTTGTTCAATTGCTCCATAGCGTTGTTAACATTCATAAAAAAGATATCGATATCCGTAACGGTATGCTTTTCAAGTAATTTCTCAGGTTTCGTAATTAATGTGTATAGATTTATACCTGTCTCATCCTGCTCTTGCTCAGGGTATACATAGATGAGTAGATCGTCAATTCGCTCTCTTAGCTCAATGATTTCATTTGCGGTAAGTTTTGCAGATATATGTTCTTCTGTCAACAAATCATTAAGTTGCCTTGTTAGTTGGGTTAATTTGCGATTCGTGTCAAATAATTTTGCGATGGTTTGTTCATTGTAGTGTTTTGCAAAGTAGAGAGAGATGATATTTTCTACACTTTCATAAATTTTCTTCCTGCCATTTCCTTGTTTATACCCACTTACATACATTTGAAGTGATTCCAATGTGATTTCTTTTCCATTAGCATTACCTAAAAAATCACTGATAGATCCTACGTATCTATAGTTATTAAATACATTTTCTGAGTAGGTGTATGCAACCATTCGGATTTGATCTTCACTAATGTCGGTTGTACCTTTATTGCATCCAGAGGTCACTAACACTAGAATCAAGGATAGCATGATTGGTATCTTTTTCATTATGTCGCCCCTTCATTTAATTATATAGAAAAGACTGAATTTTCCTACTTTATTAAGAAAACAGGTGTCCACCATAAAGGGG
This genomic stretch from Brevibacillus brevis harbors:
- a CDS encoding winged helix-turn-helix domain-containing protein, with translation MAHEQLETYVVEKPEQAMALLNPLRAEILSRLAEPASAAEVARGINEIPQRVNYHLKALEKVGLVRRVGSRQVRNLVEVLYLAIARTYVLSEGLNWGNDTVQQMKDQGSLSHLVQTAERIKRDAMLLLERSDQEVEVPSASLNASIQLASAEQRSAFVEEYVQLVNQLVAKYQPKEKGQETYQVVLAVYPKQGGDEA
- the clpP gene encoding ATP-dependent Clp endopeptidase proteolytic subunit ClpP gives rise to the protein MNLIPVVVEQTSYGERSYDIYSRLLKDRIIFLGSAIDDQVANAVVAQLLFLAAEDPKKDIHLYINSPGGSVTAGMAIIDTMSFIAPDVSTICTGMAASMGAMLLVAGAPGKRYALPNAEVMLHQPWGGSQGQASDIKIAADRIMRHRNMLYTIIAERTGKTVEQIEKDADRDYFLTAAEALEYGLIDKVIEKL
- a CDS encoding Lrp/AsnC family transcriptional regulator yields the protein MLDQIDLSILALLRRNSRLQWKDIGEQVHLSGQAVGNRIRRMEEQGIIQGYTTLIDEAKIAPFLTALVTMFMTTTDHSPFTRFIKSRSEIVEAHRISGEGCYTMLVHVPDQEALNHFLDTLLPFGNYRVNLSINKLK
- a CDS encoding MBL fold metallo-hydrolase, translated to MQIQLVRHATLRVEYAGVTFLVDPMFSSKGEMPAVPNTPNQRPNPGVELPISVEEVLAGVDAILVTHTHFDHLDEAAIRLLPKHLPVFCQPPDLDKLMQHGFEQVISIEEEYTWQGVHLHRTGGQHGTGEIGQQMGPVSGFVLKRAGEQTLYVAGDTIWCEEAEQAVAAYRPDVIIVFAGAARFLTGDPITMTKEDIVHVANAAPDSRILVAHMETWNHCLLSRQELNECLQEKQLSGRVHVPQDGEIISIH
- a CDS encoding cation:proton antiporter produces the protein MLIFQLAVILIASKIAGDISVRLGQPSVLGKLLIGIVLGPTVLGLVTDTEILKEISQIGVILLMFIAGLETDIDEFKRTAKSSTSVGVAGIVMPLALGYGAGIAIGLSNIEAIFLGLLLSATSVSISVQTLKELGKLKSREGATIMGAAVIDDVLVILALAFLMSFAGGDVNLGMVILKKVAFFAIVIVLSWKVVPWVLKKFAPLQVTESVISAALIICFLFAYFAEYTGVAAIIGSYIAGVAISLTNYKTEVTHKVETISYAVFVPVFFTSIGVTAQFSGILENLGLIVLLSVIAIVSKLIGGAFGAKITGFPWKNSMAIGAAMVSRGEVALIIAAIGLENNLLTQDMFAVLIVVVLLTTIVTPPMMKMFFSKTSQPEGMALKKNA
- a CDS encoding cupin domain-containing protein, with the protein product MAKISKENAEHYHWGDQCDGWYLVKGQDLSVIHERMPGNTAEVRHYHERSRQFFFVLSGQAMLEVDGVRHVLGRQEGVEVPPGVKHQMKNEGAEDVEFLVISQPTTRGDRIQAN